In Haliaeetus albicilla chromosome 3, bHalAlb1.1, whole genome shotgun sequence, the following are encoded in one genomic region:
- the RRM2B gene encoding ribonucleoside-diphosphate reductase subunit M2 B isoform X2: MGERRGRAVLQEGAGPERRSSLSAAENGLDPDEEPLLRKNPRRFVIFPIQYPDIWKMYKQAQASFWTAEEVDLSKDLPHWNKLKADEKHFISHVLAFFAASDGIVNENLVARFSQEVQIPEARCFYGFQILIENVHSEMYSLLIDTYIKDPEKRDFLFNAIETMPCVKKKADWALKWIEDRESTFGERVVAFAAVEGIFFSGSFAAIFWLKKRGLMPGLTFSNELISRDEGLHCDFACLMFHYLVNRPSEERVREIIVNAVEIEQEFLTEALPVGLIGMNCTLMKQYIEFVADRLLMELGFSKVFHAENPFDFMENISLEGKTNFFEKRVSEYQRFAVMAETMDNVFTLDADF; this comes from the exons ATGGGGGAGCGCCGGGGGCGAGCGGTCCTGCAGGAGGGGGCCGGGCCGGAGCGG AGATCCTCTCTGAGTGCTGCTGAAAATGGCTTGGATCCTGACGAGGAGcctcttctcagaaaaaatCCCCGCCGGTTCGTCATCTTCCCCATCCAGTACCCAGACATATGGAAAATGTATAAACAGGCACAGGCCTCCTTTTGGACAGCAGAAGAG gTTGATTTGTCAAAGGACCTTCCTCACTGGAACAAGctgaaagcagatgaaaaacacTTTATCTCTCATGTTCTGGCATTTTTTGCAGCCAGTGATGGAATTGTAAATGAAAACCTG GTGGCACGTTTTAGTCAGGAGGTGCAGATCCCAGAAGCTCGTTGTTTCTATGGCTTTCAGATTCTTATTGAGAACGTTCACTCAGAGATGTACAGCTTGCTCATAGACACCTACATCAAAGATCCTGAGAAAAG GGATTTCTTGTTTAATGCTATTGAAACAATGCCTTGTGTCAAGAAGAAAGCAGATTGGGCTCTGAAGTGGATTGAAGACAGAGAATCCACTTTTG GTGAGAGAGTGGTTGCTTTTGCTGCAGTTGAAGGCATCTTCTTTTCGGGTTCCTTTGCTGCTATATTTTGGCTGAAGAAGAGGGGCCTGATGCCTGGACTGACTTTCTCCAATGAACTTATTAGCAGAGATGAG GGTCTACACTGTGATTTTGCTTGTCTAATGTTCCATTATTTAGTGAACAGACCATCAGAGGAGCGGGTCCGTGAGATCATCGTTAATGCTGTTGAAATTGAGCAG GAGTTTCTAACAGAGGCATTACCTGTAGGTCTGATTGGAATGAATTGCACTTTGATGAAACAATATATAGAATTTGTCGCAGACCGGTTACTAATGGAGCTTGGGTTCTCAAAG GTCTTTCATGCAGAAAATCCTTttgatttcatggagaatatttctctggaaggaaaaacaaatttctttgAGAAGCGAGTTTCAGAATATCAACGTTTTGCTGTTATGGCAGAAACAATGGACAACGTCTTCACTCTGGATGCAGATTTTTGA
- the RRM2B gene encoding ribonucleoside-diphosphate reductase subunit M2 B isoform X1, which produces MVFLSKSVQARVARRKANDLEETWARSSLSAAENGLDPDEEPLLRKNPRRFVIFPIQYPDIWKMYKQAQASFWTAEEVDLSKDLPHWNKLKADEKHFISHVLAFFAASDGIVNENLVARFSQEVQIPEARCFYGFQILIENVHSEMYSLLIDTYIKDPEKRDFLFNAIETMPCVKKKADWALKWIEDRESTFGERVVAFAAVEGIFFSGSFAAIFWLKKRGLMPGLTFSNELISRDEGLHCDFACLMFHYLVNRPSEERVREIIVNAVEIEQEFLTEALPVGLIGMNCTLMKQYIEFVADRLLMELGFSKVFHAENPFDFMENISLEGKTNFFEKRVSEYQRFAVMAETMDNVFTLDADF; this is translated from the exons ATGGTATTTTTAAGCAAGTCCGTCCAGGCCCGAGTAGCTCGACGTAAAGCGAACGATTTGGAGGAAACCTGGGCG AGATCCTCTCTGAGTGCTGCTGAAAATGGCTTGGATCCTGACGAGGAGcctcttctcagaaaaaatCCCCGCCGGTTCGTCATCTTCCCCATCCAGTACCCAGACATATGGAAAATGTATAAACAGGCACAGGCCTCCTTTTGGACAGCAGAAGAG gTTGATTTGTCAAAGGACCTTCCTCACTGGAACAAGctgaaagcagatgaaaaacacTTTATCTCTCATGTTCTGGCATTTTTTGCAGCCAGTGATGGAATTGTAAATGAAAACCTG GTGGCACGTTTTAGTCAGGAGGTGCAGATCCCAGAAGCTCGTTGTTTCTATGGCTTTCAGATTCTTATTGAGAACGTTCACTCAGAGATGTACAGCTTGCTCATAGACACCTACATCAAAGATCCTGAGAAAAG GGATTTCTTGTTTAATGCTATTGAAACAATGCCTTGTGTCAAGAAGAAAGCAGATTGGGCTCTGAAGTGGATTGAAGACAGAGAATCCACTTTTG GTGAGAGAGTGGTTGCTTTTGCTGCAGTTGAAGGCATCTTCTTTTCGGGTTCCTTTGCTGCTATATTTTGGCTGAAGAAGAGGGGCCTGATGCCTGGACTGACTTTCTCCAATGAACTTATTAGCAGAGATGAG GGTCTACACTGTGATTTTGCTTGTCTAATGTTCCATTATTTAGTGAACAGACCATCAGAGGAGCGGGTCCGTGAGATCATCGTTAATGCTGTTGAAATTGAGCAG GAGTTTCTAACAGAGGCATTACCTGTAGGTCTGATTGGAATGAATTGCACTTTGATGAAACAATATATAGAATTTGTCGCAGACCGGTTACTAATGGAGCTTGGGTTCTCAAAG GTCTTTCATGCAGAAAATCCTTttgatttcatggagaatatttctctggaaggaaaaacaaatttctttgAGAAGCGAGTTTCAGAATATCAACGTTTTGCTGTTATGGCAGAAACAATGGACAACGTCTTCACTCTGGATGCAGATTTTTGA
- the RRM2B gene encoding ribonucleoside-diphosphate reductase subunit M2 B isoform X4 produces MVFLSKSVQARVARRKANDLEETWARSSLSAAENGLDPDEEPLLRKNPRRFVIFPIQYPDIWKMYKQAQASFWTAEEVDLSKDLPHWNKLKADEKHFISHVLAFFAASDGIVNENLVARFSQEVQIPEARCFYGFQILIENVHSEMYSLLIDTYIKDPEKRDFLFNAIETMPCVKKKADWALKWIEDRESTFGERVVAFAAVEGIFFSGSFAAIFWLKKRGLMPGLTFSNELISRDEGLHCDFACLMFHYLVNRPSEERVREIIVNAVEIEQEFLTEALPVGLIGMNCTLMKQYIEFVADRLLMELGFSKIWSRVKALPFCPAADRVTSECGKTLISYEL; encoded by the exons ATGGTATTTTTAAGCAAGTCCGTCCAGGCCCGAGTAGCTCGACGTAAAGCGAACGATTTGGAGGAAACCTGGGCG AGATCCTCTCTGAGTGCTGCTGAAAATGGCTTGGATCCTGACGAGGAGcctcttctcagaaaaaatCCCCGCCGGTTCGTCATCTTCCCCATCCAGTACCCAGACATATGGAAAATGTATAAACAGGCACAGGCCTCCTTTTGGACAGCAGAAGAG gTTGATTTGTCAAAGGACCTTCCTCACTGGAACAAGctgaaagcagatgaaaaacacTTTATCTCTCATGTTCTGGCATTTTTTGCAGCCAGTGATGGAATTGTAAATGAAAACCTG GTGGCACGTTTTAGTCAGGAGGTGCAGATCCCAGAAGCTCGTTGTTTCTATGGCTTTCAGATTCTTATTGAGAACGTTCACTCAGAGATGTACAGCTTGCTCATAGACACCTACATCAAAGATCCTGAGAAAAG GGATTTCTTGTTTAATGCTATTGAAACAATGCCTTGTGTCAAGAAGAAAGCAGATTGGGCTCTGAAGTGGATTGAAGACAGAGAATCCACTTTTG GTGAGAGAGTGGTTGCTTTTGCTGCAGTTGAAGGCATCTTCTTTTCGGGTTCCTTTGCTGCTATATTTTGGCTGAAGAAGAGGGGCCTGATGCCTGGACTGACTTTCTCCAATGAACTTATTAGCAGAGATGAG GGTCTACACTGTGATTTTGCTTGTCTAATGTTCCATTATTTAGTGAACAGACCATCAGAGGAGCGGGTCCGTGAGATCATCGTTAATGCTGTTGAAATTGAGCAG GAGTTTCTAACAGAGGCATTACCTGTAGGTCTGATTGGAATGAATTGCACTTTGATGAAACAATATATAGAATTTGTCGCAGACCGGTTACTAATGGAGCTTGGGTTCTCAAAG ATTTGGTCTAGAGTAAAAGCTCTTCCCTTTTGTCCTGCTGCAGATAGAGTAACAAGTGAATGTGGGAAGACATTAATAAGCTATGAActataa
- the RRM2B gene encoding ribonucleoside-diphosphate reductase subunit M2 B isoform X3 produces the protein MVFLSKSVQARVARRKANDLEETWARSSLSAAENGLDPDEEPLLRKNPRRFVIFPIQYPDIWKMYKQAQASFWTAEEVDLSKDLPHWNKLKADEKHFISHVLAFFAASDGIVNENLVARFSQEVQIPEARCFYGFQILIENVHSEMYSLLIDTYIKDPEKRDFLFNAIETMPCVKKKADWALKWIEDRESTFGERVVAFAAVEGIFFSGSFAAIFWLKKRGLMPGLTFSNELISRDEGLHCDFACLMFHYLVNRPSEERVREIIVNAVEIEQEFLTEALPVGLIGMNCTLMKQYIEFVADRLLMELGFSKLLCRFVMGNLCCTQVLQSLKDNKHLARLNFTVNRTPGG, from the exons ATGGTATTTTTAAGCAAGTCCGTCCAGGCCCGAGTAGCTCGACGTAAAGCGAACGATTTGGAGGAAACCTGGGCG AGATCCTCTCTGAGTGCTGCTGAAAATGGCTTGGATCCTGACGAGGAGcctcttctcagaaaaaatCCCCGCCGGTTCGTCATCTTCCCCATCCAGTACCCAGACATATGGAAAATGTATAAACAGGCACAGGCCTCCTTTTGGACAGCAGAAGAG gTTGATTTGTCAAAGGACCTTCCTCACTGGAACAAGctgaaagcagatgaaaaacacTTTATCTCTCATGTTCTGGCATTTTTTGCAGCCAGTGATGGAATTGTAAATGAAAACCTG GTGGCACGTTTTAGTCAGGAGGTGCAGATCCCAGAAGCTCGTTGTTTCTATGGCTTTCAGATTCTTATTGAGAACGTTCACTCAGAGATGTACAGCTTGCTCATAGACACCTACATCAAAGATCCTGAGAAAAG GGATTTCTTGTTTAATGCTATTGAAACAATGCCTTGTGTCAAGAAGAAAGCAGATTGGGCTCTGAAGTGGATTGAAGACAGAGAATCCACTTTTG GTGAGAGAGTGGTTGCTTTTGCTGCAGTTGAAGGCATCTTCTTTTCGGGTTCCTTTGCTGCTATATTTTGGCTGAAGAAGAGGGGCCTGATGCCTGGACTGACTTTCTCCAATGAACTTATTAGCAGAGATGAG GGTCTACACTGTGATTTTGCTTGTCTAATGTTCCATTATTTAGTGAACAGACCATCAGAGGAGCGGGTCCGTGAGATCATCGTTAATGCTGTTGAAATTGAGCAG GAGTTTCTAACAGAGGCATTACCTGTAGGTCTGATTGGAATGAATTGCACTTTGATGAAACAATATATAGAATTTGTCGCAGACCGGTTACTAATGGAGCTTGGGTTCTCAAAG ctgctctgcaggttTGTAATGGGAAATTTATGCTGTACTCAAGTGCTGCAGTCCTTGAAGGATAATAAGCACCTTGCGCGACTGAACTTCACCGTGAACCGAACTCCTGGAGGGTGA